One window of Halorussus sp. MSC15.2 genomic DNA carries:
- the glmM gene encoding phosphoglucosamine mutase has translation MFGTSGIRGRVGDEVTCDLALAVGRALASEGYDRVVVGRDARESGRMLADAAVSGLRECGADAVRLGEAATPTVARSVGWFDADAGLMVTASHNPAPDNGLKLWNPSGQAFDERQRETIASRVREDDFDLRSWDELGGVTERDDAAERHAAEVVRGAASGDLSIVVDVGNGVGQVTAEALRRLGHDVVTLNERPDGSFPARPSEPTAENCRALSSFVAGGAGTASGTGGDAPRGFDADLGIAHDGDADRMRAVTERGEFVSGDLLLALFAREAANPGDEVAVPVDTSLTVADLLETQGVSVSRTRVGDVYVAERATDPGVAFGGEPSGAWIWPDETLCPDGPLAACRLAGLVSRRGSLDALVGEVERYPLRRGNVETDRKEAVVERVRERAFAAYDDVTTLDGVRVGTDDGWFLVRASGTQPLVRVTAEARSEARTDELFAEARGLVEDASR, from the coding sequence ATGTTCGGAACTAGCGGTATCCGCGGACGAGTCGGCGACGAAGTGACCTGCGACCTCGCGCTGGCGGTCGGGCGCGCGCTCGCCAGTGAGGGCTACGACCGCGTCGTCGTAGGCAGGGACGCCCGCGAGAGCGGCCGGATGCTCGCGGACGCGGCCGTCTCCGGTCTCCGGGAGTGCGGCGCGGACGCCGTCCGCCTCGGCGAGGCCGCGACCCCCACCGTGGCCCGGAGCGTCGGCTGGTTCGACGCCGACGCGGGCCTGATGGTGACCGCGAGCCACAACCCAGCCCCGGACAACGGACTGAAGCTCTGGAACCCCTCCGGGCAGGCGTTCGACGAGCGCCAACGCGAGACCATCGCCTCGCGCGTGCGCGAAGACGACTTCGACCTCCGGTCGTGGGACGAACTGGGCGGTGTCACCGAGCGGGACGACGCCGCGGAACGTCACGCGGCCGAAGTAGTCCGCGGGGCCGCGTCGGGCGACCTCTCTATCGTCGTGGACGTGGGCAACGGCGTCGGACAGGTCACGGCCGAGGCGCTCCGGCGACTGGGTCACGACGTGGTGACGCTCAACGAGCGGCCCGACGGTTCGTTCCCGGCGCGGCCGAGCGAACCCACCGCCGAGAACTGCCGGGCGCTCTCGTCGTTCGTGGCGGGCGGGGCGGGAACCGCCTCGGGGACGGGCGGTGATGCACCGAGAGGGTTCGACGCCGACCTCGGCATCGCCCACGACGGCGACGCCGACCGGATGCGGGCGGTCACCGAGCGCGGCGAGTTCGTGTCGGGCGACCTCCTGCTCGCGCTGTTCGCCCGCGAGGCCGCCAACCCCGGCGACGAGGTGGCGGTCCCGGTGGACACGAGTCTGACCGTCGCCGACCTGCTCGAAACGCAGGGCGTGTCGGTCTCGCGGACGCGCGTGGGCGACGTCTACGTGGCCGAGCGCGCGACCGACCCCGGGGTCGCCTTCGGCGGCGAACCGAGCGGCGCGTGGATATGGCCCGACGAGACTCTCTGCCCCGACGGTCCGCTGGCGGCGTGTCGGCTCGCGGGTCTGGTCTCGCGCCGGGGGTCGCTCGACGCGCTCGTGGGCGAAGTCGAGCGCTACCCGCTCCGACGCGGGAACGTCGAGACCGACCGGAAGGAGGCGGTCGTCGAGCGCGTCCGCGAGCGTGCCTTCGCGGCGTACGACGACGTGACGACACTCGACGGCGTGCGCGTCGGGACCGACGATGGGTGGTTCCTCGTGCGGGCCAGCGGGACCCAACCGCTGGTCCGAGTGACGGCGGAAGCAAGAAGCGAAGCGCGGACCGACGAACTGTTCGCGGAAGCCAGAGGTCTGGTCGAGGACGCGAGTCGATAG
- a CDS encoding right-handed parallel beta-helix repeat-containing protein — protein sequence MARDETARERGSEDSLLDRRSYLKLAGAAAASVAAAGASSRSVGAASYDTIEVSAGETKVINVDAGETFENKLIDITADGAHVKLMTNGSGWTVRNVGVKGQNDSKSNTYATFYLRCTDEGEALAENIYMGDGAVDRCGHAAVSDWANAGTVTIRNIHVAGWSADGMYMSHAGNTVKQTMGVTQIENAYLKNNNIENCRLGTPGSYIKDSVIHVESQDAVTSNESGQVNARGLWFKEQSGLKAVNCDISVTGSHAVFASDGGSGTLENCRVEGPVTGSVEQVNVSGSPDVSAPDSVPMSAEEAASGQIDSSSNTSSSTDTTSSTKDDGQQSGDGQGTLLELVPDDSAASVTYEFTVEGSVRKRTSGTGHTAEGGDSVTDNGDGTVTVSGVAGNGYGDAFFVDGAITSMNLDESVWTLKHGGSEVGVDDLTLPNKLVIDGGNRPRSSADYTFEVSGAVRKDTALGSVQQSDSVSDGTITGAVFGGKDGYRFSGEITGFSLDGPANVRVEDGS from the coding sequence ATGGCACGCGACGAGACGGCACGCGAACGCGGTTCGGAAGACTCACTCCTCGACCGACGGTCGTACCTCAAGTTGGCGGGTGCGGCGGCGGCGTCGGTCGCGGCGGCAGGCGCATCGAGCAGGTCCGTGGGGGCGGCGTCCTACGACACCATCGAGGTCTCGGCCGGAGAGACCAAGGTCATCAACGTGGACGCGGGCGAGACGTTCGAGAACAAACTCATCGACATCACGGCAGACGGCGCGCACGTGAAACTGATGACGAACGGTAGCGGGTGGACCGTCCGCAACGTCGGCGTGAAAGGCCAGAACGACAGCAAGAGCAACACCTACGCCACGTTCTACCTCCGGTGCACCGACGAGGGCGAGGCGCTGGCCGAGAACATCTACATGGGCGACGGCGCGGTGGACCGCTGCGGACACGCCGCGGTGTCCGACTGGGCCAACGCCGGAACGGTCACCATCCGGAACATCCACGTGGCCGGATGGTCGGCCGACGGGATGTACATGTCCCACGCGGGCAACACGGTCAAGCAGACCATGGGCGTCACGCAGATAGAGAACGCCTACCTCAAGAACAACAACATCGAGAACTGTCGGCTCGGCACGCCCGGCAGTTACATCAAAGACAGCGTCATCCACGTCGAGAGTCAGGACGCGGTGACCTCGAACGAGTCGGGACAGGTCAACGCCCGCGGTCTCTGGTTCAAGGAGCAGTCCGGCCTGAAGGCCGTCAACTGCGACATCTCGGTCACGGGGTCTCACGCCGTGTTCGCCAGCGACGGCGGGTCGGGCACGCTGGAGAACTGCAGAGTCGAAGGGCCGGTCACCGGGTCGGTCGAGCAGGTGAACGTCTCGGGGAGTCCCGACGTCTCGGCCCCCGACAGCGTCCCGATGTCGGCCGAGGAGGCCGCCTCCGGCCAGATAGACTCCTCGTCGAACACCTCGTCGTCCACGGACACGACCTCCTCCACGAAGGACGACGGACAGCAGTCCGGCGACGGGCAGGGCACGCTGCTCGAACTCGTCCCGGACGACAGCGCCGCCAGCGTCACGTACGAGTTCACCGTCGAGGGGAGCGTCCGCAAGCGCACCTCCGGGACGGGCCACACCGCCGAGGGCGGCGACAGCGTGACGGACAACGGCGACGGCACGGTGACCGTCTCCGGCGTCGCGGGCAACGGGTACGGCGACGCCTTCTTCGTGGACGGAGCCATCACGTCGATGAATCTCGACGAAAGCGTCTGGACGCTCAAGCACGGCGGTAGCGAGGTCGGCGTGGACGACCTGACGCTCCCGAACAAACTGGTCATCGACGGCGGCAACCGACCGCGCTCGTCGGCCGATTACACCTTCGAGGTCAGCGGCGCGGTCCGCAAGGACACCGCCCTCGGGTCGGTCCAGCAGAGCGACAGCGTCTCGGACGGGACGATAACGGGCGCGGTGTTCGGCGGCAAAGACGGCTACCGGTTCTCCGGCGAGATAACCGGCTTCAGCCTCGACGGTCCGGCGAACGTCCGCGTCGAGGACGGGTCCTGA
- a CDS encoding alkaline phosphatase family protein has translation MADRPQTSLQTLLVGIDAGCRSVLDPLFEAGAVPHLESLFETGAAGPLESQIPPWTPSAWPSLYTGVNPGKHGVFGFLTFDGYDWDVVNATHVRERTLWELLDGHDKSSVVVNAPVTHPPREIDGAVVPGYTAPEDPDCHPEGLLDELRDEIGEYRVYAPRDADGREAVEWYERLVRMRGRAFRHLADRFDPEFGFVQFQQTDTVFHEFPGDHGKVRAVYEAVDRQLGSILEECDPDTVVVASDHGMGEYTGHEFRPNELLRERGLVETTTEGEGMPTWSTIADNQLQDGEAGKTVADDDPTPLERVVAGLAGVGLTSQRIHAALDAVGLADFVAERVPADVARAGSEQVDFPDSQAYMRDRIELGVRVNLAGREPDGVVSEAEYDRLREDLVDLLSDVETPEGEPVFERVARREEVFSGPYVEEAPDVVTVPRDYDEFLSTRVGDGQFAPPSEPYNHKRDGIVAISGDGVNPSADLSDAHLFDVAPTILATMGVPAAERMDGSVLPAVGAVGTESYPAFDAGGQVTTDDGDVEARLADLGYLE, from the coding sequence ATGGCTGACCGCCCGCAGACGAGTTTGCAGACTCTCCTCGTCGGGATAGACGCGGGGTGTCGGTCGGTCCTCGACCCGCTCTTCGAGGCCGGTGCGGTGCCGCACTTGGAGTCGCTGTTCGAGACCGGCGCGGCCGGGCCGCTGGAGTCCCAGATTCCGCCGTGGACTCCGAGCGCGTGGCCCTCGCTGTACACCGGCGTCAACCCGGGCAAGCACGGGGTGTTCGGGTTCCTCACCTTCGACGGCTACGACTGGGACGTGGTGAACGCGACGCACGTCCGGGAGCGAACCCTCTGGGAACTCCTCGACGGTCACGACAAGTCCAGCGTCGTGGTCAACGCGCCGGTCACGCATCCGCCGCGCGAAATCGACGGCGCGGTGGTACCGGGCTACACCGCACCGGAGGACCCCGACTGCCACCCCGAGGGACTGCTCGACGAACTCCGCGACGAAATCGGCGAGTACCGGGTGTACGCGCCTCGAGACGCGGACGGTCGGGAGGCGGTGGAGTGGTACGAGCGCCTCGTGCGGATGCGGGGCCGAGCGTTCCGCCACCTCGCCGACCGCTTCGACCCAGAGTTCGGTTTCGTCCAGTTCCAGCAGACCGACACCGTCTTCCACGAGTTCCCGGGCGACCACGGCAAGGTCCGGGCCGTCTACGAGGCGGTGGACCGGCAGTTGGGGTCGATTCTGGAGGAGTGCGACCCCGACACCGTCGTCGTCGCCAGCGACCACGGCATGGGCGAGTACACCGGCCACGAGTTCCGGCCAAACGAGTTACTCCGCGAGCGGGGTCTCGTAGAGACCACCACCGAGGGCGAGGGGATGCCCACGTGGTCCACCATCGCCGACAACCAGTTGCAGGACGGCGAGGCGGGGAAGACCGTGGCGGACGACGACCCGACCCCGCTCGAACGCGTCGTGGCGGGACTCGCCGGAGTCGGACTCACCAGTCAGCGCATCCACGCCGCCCTCGACGCGGTTGGTCTGGCCGACTTCGTGGCCGAGCGCGTCCCGGCAGACGTGGCCCGCGCCGGGTCCGAGCAGGTCGATTTCCCGGACTCGCAGGCCTACATGCGGGACCGAATCGAACTCGGCGTCCGGGTGAATCTGGCGGGTCGCGAACCCGACGGCGTCGTCTCCGAGGCGGAGTACGACCGCCTCCGCGAGGACCTCGTGGACCTGCTCTCCGACGTCGAGACGCCCGAGGGCGAACCGGTCTTCGAGCGAGTCGCCCGGCGCGAGGAGGTCTTCTCGGGTCCCTACGTCGAGGAGGCTCCGGACGTGGTCACGGTCCCGCGCGACTACGACGAGTTCCTCTCGACCAGGGTCGGCGACGGCCAGTTCGCCCCGCCGAGCGAACCCTACAACCACAAGCGCGACGGCATCGTGGCGATTTCGGGGGACGGTGTGAATCCCAGCGCGGACCTCTCGGACGCGCACCTCTTCGACGTGGCCCCGACGATTCTGGCGACGATGGGAGTTCCGGCGGCCGAGCGCATGGACGGGTCGGTCCTCCCGGCGGTCGGGGCGGTCGGCACGGAATCGTACCCCGCGTTCGACGCGGGCGGACAGGTTACGACTGACGACGGGGACGTGGAGGCGCGACTCGCGGACCTCGGTTACCTCGAATAA